One Williamsia phyllosphaerae genomic window, GGCTTCCACGAGTTGTGGAAATGGAACGTCTACTTTGCCCTGGTCCTGGCCGTCGTCGTCATGTTCGGCATGGTCACCACCGTGCACGTCGTGCGTCGCAGTCAGGACCTCATCAGCACCCTGCTCGCCCTGGGAGTCGGACTGATCGTCACGATCGGGCCGCTGGTGCTGCTCGCGTCGGGCAGTTGACCACCCCGGGGACGACGCCGGGGGGCACCACGTGAAGCTCGACATCCCCATCGGCCTGTCCACGGCATCGGTCTACCCGCAGAACACCGAGGCGGCGTTCCAGTACGCCAACGAACTGGGCTTCGACGGCGTCGAACTCATGGTGTGGGGGGAACAGGTCAGCCAGGACATCGACCACGTCCACTACCTGTCCGACCGCTACGCGATGCCGGTGCTGTCGGTGCACGCACCGTGTCTGCTCATCTCGCAGCGGGTGTGGGGTCGCGACCCGGTCGCCAAGCTGGCGCGGTCGGTGAGCGCCGCGCAGGAACTCGGTGCCTCGACCGTCGTCGTCCACCCGCCGTTCCGCTGGCAACGTCGTTACGTCAAGGGGTTCTCCGAGACCGTCGCCGAACTCGAGAGCGACAGCGGCGTCGCGGTGGCCGTGGAGAACATGTTCCCGATGCGCGCGGATCGCGTGTTCGGCAAGTACGAGCAGGCCGCCGACCGCATGCGTCGCCGCGGTGGGCCGGGGGCCAACCTGTCCGCGTTCGGCACGTCCATCGACCCCACCGACGACGGTTTCGCGAACTACACACTCGATCTCTCACACACGGCCACCGCCGGCGTCGACGCGATCGCCCTCTACGAGCGGATGGGCAGCCACCTCAACCACCTGCACCTCACCGACGGACTCGGAGCCGCGGTCGACGAACACCTCGTCCCCGGGGAGGGTTCGCAGCCGTGCGTGGAGATCTGCCGCCGTCTCGCCGACAGCGACTTCGCCGGCGCCGTCGTCCTCGAGGTCACCACCGGGTCGGCCCGCACCAAACCCGAACGCAGCGAGATCCTGGCGCGCTCACTGGCGTTCGCCCGTGAGCACCTCAAGCGGGCCTGAACGGCCCGTGTCCCAGACCACGACCCAGTACGAGAAGTCGAGAAGAGGAATCCCCGTGACGTCGGTGACCGACCTGGCCGACCTGCGGCCCGACCCCGCAGGTGACGGCCCCGACCGCCGCACCTACCGCATCGACATCAGCCCGGTGTTCACCATCGGACCCAAGGTGCACGGCGGTGTCCTGCAGGTGATCTCCGCGCACGCGGCCACCCGGGCGCTGCGCGAGACCGCCCCCGACGCCGACGGTGCGGACGCCGTCGCCGACCTGGTGCCGGTGGCCATCTCGACCGAGTACCTCGGTGCGCCCGACCCGGCCGAGGTCATCGTGCGCGCGCAGGTGCGCAAACGCGGCCGACGTATATCGGTGATGGACGTCGAGATCGCGCAGGGGAGTCGCACGCTGGTCCACTCGTCGGTGTCGATGGCGCGTCTCGACCACGGCGAGCCCCGACACGCCACGTCCGGCGCCCTCTCGGCGATGCCGCCCGAACCGCCCGCCGACGCGGTCACCGTCGACGGTTCCCCGCTCGCGTCGGTCATCAACCTCTCCGGCGCCATCGCCCTGGCCTACGACGCCGACTCGGCCCCGTTCGTCCGGGGCGAGGTCGGGGAGCCGGTCTTGCGCCTGTGGGCAAAGCCCCACGACGTCGAGCCAGACGCCTTCTTCGCGTTGCTGGCCGGCGACATCTCGGCGCCGGTGGTGATGAACCTCGGACTGTTCGGGTGGGCGCCCACGCTGCAGCTGACCACCTACGTCCGCCGGATGCCCGCGCCCGGTTGGCTGCGTGTGCAGGCGTCGTCGTCGGAGGTCGGGGCCGGCTGGTTCGAGGAGGACCATCAGATCATCGACTCCACCGGCGCGCTGGTGGCGCAGTCCCGACAACTCGCACTCATCCCGGACGACACCGCGGCGGCAACTGGAGGAAAGCAATGACACAGCGTGTGGCGATCATCGGCGGCGGCAAGATCGGTGAGGCCCTGCTCGCAGGCCTCATCGCGTCCGGACGCGCGACCAAGGATCTCGTCGTGGCCGAGCGCGCGTCGTCTCGCGCGCAGGAGCTGAAGGACGAGTACGGCATCCGGGTCACCGACGTCGCCGACGCGGTGGAGGGCGCGGCCATCGTCGTGCTCGCGATCAAGCCCGCCGACGTCGACGCGGTGCTCGAACTCGTCTCCGGTGTCGAGGACGCCGGCGAGACCGAGCGGCTGACGGTGACCCTGGTCGCAGGGCTGCCCACCCGGAAGTACGAGAGCGCCCTGCCCGCGGGTGCGCCCGTGGTCCGCGTCATGCCCAACACCCCGATGCTCGTCAACGAGGCGATGTCGGCGGTCGCGGGCGGCCGCTACGCCACGGAGAAGCACGTCGCGACCGTGGTCGGACTGCTCGAGTCGGTCGGCAAGGTCGTCGTGGTGCCCGAGAAGCAGATGGATGCGGTCACCGCGTTGTCCGGGTCGGGTCCGGCGTATGCGTTCCTCATGGCCGAGGCGATGATCGACGCGGGTGTCGGGCTGGGGCTGTCGCGGCCGGTGGCGACCGAACTCGCCGGCCAGACCATCCGGGGCGCCGGCGTCCTGCTGACCGATTCCGGGCTCTCTCCGGTCGATCTGCGTGCCGCGGTCACCTCGCCGGCCGGGACGACCGCCGAGGCCATCCGTCAGCTCGAGGCGAACGGGTTCCGGCACGGGTTCTACGAGGCGATGCGCGCCAACGTCGCGGCCAGTGTGGCGACCGCCGCGGCCCAGGCGGCCACCGGAGGAACCGAGCCGTCCGACCGCGACTGACGCGGTCGTCGCGACACACCGGAGCGTCCGGGGCAATCCGATCCGGTGCCGTCGTGGCCCTGATTCGGCCCATCTCGGACACGAACACGACGAATATCCAGTTCAGGGGCCTTCGTTACCGTGCGCCACGCCGACAAACGGGACGACACGCCGAAGATATCGGTCTGCTAACCGATAAATCTCGAAATGGTTACCCACTCACGTCGCATCAACCACATCCGCCACGCTAAGCTCCCCTCAGCACGTGCGTGTCTGGTGTCCGCAGGAGGGGAAGCCTGCGGCCGCGACGCGTGCACCGGAGGTATGTGAATTTCATGGCGTCTGCAAGCACGCCCGGCGATCGGAACAGCGCTGCAAGCGGTGGACCGATCGGCAACACGGGCTCAGGTACGCAGTTCCTCACCGTGGCCGAGGTGGCCGCGCTGATGCGAGTGTCCAAGATGACCGTCTATCGACTCGTGCACAACGGCGATCTGCCCGCTGTCCGCGTCGGCCGGTCGTTTCGGGTGCACGCAAAGGCGGTCCACGACTACCTCGAGACGTCGTACTTCGACGCCGGCTGAGCGATCTGCAGGTGACGACCGCCGGGGTGTGATTTCACCTCAGGCGTGACGAGCGGTAACGTGGTCCTCTGTTGTGTTCGCCGGGCTCTGCGGAAATCGTCGGCATGGCGGAAGCGCACGAGTGGAGCAATCCACTCCCGTGCGCACCCCGCGGCGCGACGCGCGCTCGTTGTTCCCAGACCAGTAGGACCGTTCGGTCAGATCGTGAGGATGCCCAGATGGGTTCGGTAATCAAGAAGCGCCGCAAGCGCATGTCGAAGAAGAAGCACCGCAAGCTGCTTCGTCGCACACGAGTCCAGCGCAGGAAACTCGGTAAATGAGTTCGTAGCGCCCGCTCGACCAAGGAACCCGCCGCATGTCGGCGGGTTTTTCGGTTTATGGTGGCGTCATGACCGACGCCGCGCAGTTGCCCAAGGTGGTCCTGGTGACCGGGGCGTCGACGTTCCTGGGTGGCTACCTCACCACCCGCCTGGCGCAGAACCCCGACATCGAGCGCGTGCTCGCCGTCGACTCGCGGGTGCCGACCAAGGACATGATCCGCCGGATGGGTCGGGCGGAGTTCGTCCGTGCCGACATCCGTCGACCGACCATCGCCAAGGTCATCGAGTCCGCCCAGGTCGACACCGTGGTGCACGCCGCCACGTCGGTGATGGACACGGTCGGGCACTCGCCGGCCATCAAAGAGCTCAACGTCGTCGGCGCGATGCAGGTGTGCGCGGCGGCCCAGCGGTCGCCGTCGGTGCGCCGTCTGGTCCTGCGATCGACCGGGATGGTCTACGGGTCCAGCGCGGCCGACCCGGCGCACTTCTCCGAGGACACCCGAGCCCGCGTCGATCCGACGAGCGGTTACGGCCGCGATCTGCTCGACGTCGAGTCCTACGCCCGTGGGCTGTCGCGGCGTAGGCAGGACATTGCGGTCACCATCCTGCGGCCGACGGCCATCCTCGGCCCCAAGATCTCGACCCGCATGAGCATCTACTTCTCGTCGCCGATCATCCCGGTGGTCATCGGGTACCAGCCGCGTCTGCAGTTCCTGCACGAGGAGGACGCACTGGCCGCACTCGAGCACGCGACCCTGCTGGGCAAGGCGGGCACGTTCAACCTCGCGGCCGACGGGGTGGTGTCGCTGACGCAGGCGATCCGTCGCGCCGGTCGCATCGAACTTCCGGTGCCCGCCAACCTGCTGGGGTCGGTGGCGGGGGTGTTCCGGAACATGCGGGTGGCGACGATGCACGGCGATCAGGCCAGCTACCTCACCTACGGGCGGGTTCTCGACACCACCCGGATGCGCGCGGAGTTGGGCTTCGCGCCGCGGTACACGAGCCTCGAGACCCTCGACGACTTCATCAGCCGCAGGCCGTTGGAGCCGGTGGTGTCGGCAGGCGCGTGGCACCGTCTCGAGCGACGGATCACCGAAACCGCACGCGCGCTCGTCTAGGGGCAGCACGCATCCCGCGTACCTTCTACACTGAACGCGAATCAGGGGTCGGTGCATCGCCTGGGCACACGGGGAATCGACGCGGAGAGGTTGTTGGGACATTGGTCAAAGGCAACGGCGCGTCCGATGCTCGTACCGCCAAGGTGATCCAGCTGTACGCCTCGCCCCCCGAGGCCCCCAGCCGCGAACAGGTCCGGCGGCGTCACCCCTCGCAGCAGAAGTCAACGGAACGAACCGATTCCGGTATCGAGCGGACTCCGGCGACGCCGCGCAGGCCGCGCGCCCCCCGACCCGCTCCGCCCCTGGCCGGGCGCCCCAACCCCGGCGGAGCCGGCCATCCCAACACCGACGATTTCCTCGCGGATCCGGCGGACGTCACGCCGATCAGCAAGGACATGGCGACCCGTCTCGACGCCGCCGGTCTGCCGGTCCGACCCACCGGGTCGCCGCTGTTCAGCCTGAGCGGCCTGCGTTCGACCGTCGCCGATTCGGTCATCGCCGGTGCCGGGTACCTGCGTGAGCGTCTGACGGGCGACTACGAGGTCGACGATTTCGGCTTCGATCAGCACTTCACCGAGAACGTCTTCCTGCCCGCGATGCGGGTGCTGTTCGACAAGTGGTTCCGCGTCGAGGTCACCGGCATCGAGAACATCCCGGCCGAGGGTGG contains:
- a CDS encoding sugar phosphate isomerase/epimerase family protein — protein: MKLDIPIGLSTASVYPQNTEAAFQYANELGFDGVELMVWGEQVSQDIDHVHYLSDRYAMPVLSVHAPCLLISQRVWGRDPVAKLARSVSAAQELGASTVVVHPPFRWQRRYVKGFSETVAELESDSGVAVAVENMFPMRADRVFGKYEQAADRMRRRGGPGANLSAFGTSIDPTDDGFANYTLDLSHTATAGVDAIALYERMGSHLNHLHLTDGLGAAVDEHLVPGEGSQPCVEICRRLADSDFAGAVVLEVTTGSARTKPERSEILARSLAFAREHLKRA
- a CDS encoding thioesterase family protein, translated to MTSVTDLADLRPDPAGDGPDRRTYRIDISPVFTIGPKVHGGVLQVISAHAATRALRETAPDADGADAVADLVPVAISTEYLGAPDPAEVIVRAQVRKRGRRISVMDVEIAQGSRTLVHSSVSMARLDHGEPRHATSGALSAMPPEPPADAVTVDGSPLASVINLSGAIALAYDADSAPFVRGEVGEPVLRLWAKPHDVEPDAFFALLAGDISAPVVMNLGLFGWAPTLQLTTYVRRMPAPGWLRVQASSSEVGAGWFEEDHQIIDSTGALVAQSRQLALIPDDTAAATGGKQ
- the proC gene encoding pyrroline-5-carboxylate reductase; its protein translation is MTQRVAIIGGGKIGEALLAGLIASGRATKDLVVAERASSRAQELKDEYGIRVTDVADAVEGAAIVVLAIKPADVDAVLELVSGVEDAGETERLTVTLVAGLPTRKYESALPAGAPVVRVMPNTPMLVNEAMSAVAGGRYATEKHVATVVGLLESVGKVVVVPEKQMDAVTALSGSGPAYAFLMAEAMIDAGVGLGLSRPVATELAGQTIRGAGVLLTDSGLSPVDLRAAVTSPAGTTAEAIRQLEANGFRHGFYEAMRANVAASVATAAAQAATGGTEPSDRD
- a CDS encoding helix-turn-helix domain-containing protein, with protein sequence MASASTPGDRNSAASGGPIGNTGSGTQFLTVAEVAALMRVSKMTVYRLVHNGDLPAVRVGRSFRVHAKAVHDYLETSYFDAG
- a CDS encoding 30S ribosomal protein bS22, producing MGSVIKKRRKRMSKKKHRKLLRRTRVQRRKLGK
- a CDS encoding NAD-dependent epimerase/dehydratase family protein; its protein translation is MTDAAQLPKVVLVTGASTFLGGYLTTRLAQNPDIERVLAVDSRVPTKDMIRRMGRAEFVRADIRRPTIAKVIESAQVDTVVHAATSVMDTVGHSPAIKELNVVGAMQVCAAAQRSPSVRRLVLRSTGMVYGSSAADPAHFSEDTRARVDPTSGYGRDLLDVESYARGLSRRRQDIAVTILRPTAILGPKISTRMSIYFSSPIIPVVIGYQPRLQFLHEEDALAALEHATLLGKAGTFNLAADGVVSLTQAIRRAGRIELPVPANLLGSVAGVFRNMRVATMHGDQASYLTYGRVLDTTRMRAELGFAPRYTSLETLDDFISRRPLEPVVSAGAWHRLERRITETARALV